The following DNA comes from Halobacteriovorax sp. HLS.
TCTACTAACTCATTTTCTGAAAAAGTTTCTGTGATACCTAAAAAAGAGTTCATCGTTCTTTCAGCATCTGGAGTAATAAGAACCATGCACTTCCCAGTGATACCATCTTCTCTATTTTCTCCCATATTCGTTGTTACGCCGTTAGCAATAATGTCCTTATAATAAAACTCTCCCACTTCATCGTTTGCAACTTTACAAGAGTAAAAAGACTTACCACCAAATTGAGAAACAGCAATAATTGTATTAGCAGCAGATCCTCCACAATTTCTCTTATGTTGAATTCCCGTAAGATGTTCTAAGAGTTCAGATTGTCTATTTTGATCAACAAGAGTCATAAGACCTTTTTCAACATTCATTTTTGTTAAGAAAGAATCAGTTACTTCAAACTCCATATCGACAAGAGCATTCCCTATTCCATAAACGTGGTATTTTTTCATATTTATTCCTCTGAAATTAAACATTTTTGAGGGAAATCTTATAACATATAAGCTTGATATGTCATGAAAAATTGCATAATTATCAACAAGTTAATAAATTTCCTAATATTTGTTTTATTTAGAACTTAAATGAGGAAACTTTAAAAAAAATAGATTATAATTGTATTAGTTATAAATACAAAAAGAGGGCCTATGAGCATTCCAGCATTTTTACAGAAGAAAAAAGATGAATTATCTAAGAAAACTAAATCAACTAAGAATGACTTTAGAGCAAAGTGCGAAGGAATTCTTGAACAGATAAAGACTTATAACGAAGAGCGCCATAATGAGCTAACAAAGACCTTTAAGTCTAGATACGACAAAATTAATATTCAAAAGAAAATCATTCTAGGCTTCTACGGACAATTAGTTAATGAGCTCAAAACTTTAAAAGAGCAGGCCGGTGACAATATCAAGAAAGCACCAGTGATTAAAAAGGCCAAGAATTTAGAAAAGAAAATTGAAAAGAAAGTCGACAAAGTTGTTAAATCGACGAAAAAGAAAGTTACTAAAATTGTTAAGCAAGTTGAAGAAGCAGTTGAAGATGCTGTAAATGAAGCCAAAGGAGCTAAGGCCAAGAAAAAGGTTACTAAGAAAGCCCCTGCAGCGAAGAAGAAGGTCACTAAAAAGGCTCCAGCAGCAAAGAAAAAAGTGACAAAGAAGGCTCCAGCAGCAAAGAAGAAAGTGACAAAGAAAGCGCCAGCGGCAAAGAAGAAAGTGACAAAGAAAGCCCCTGCGGCAAAAAAGAAAGTTACAAAGAAAGCTCCTGCTGCTAAGAAAAAAGTTACTAAAAAAAGTAAATAGTCTATTGGCCCAGTCTAGAGATTTAATCTATACTGGGCCTATGAAATCAATCTACCTAATATCTCTATTTCTCATCTCATTCAATTTACAAGCTTCAGTTTGGCACATTAATTGGCAACACTCTAAGATTGGCTTTTCAATTGGATATATGGGTGTATCAGAGGTTGATGGGAGCTTTCTTAAATATGAAGGAAGTTTTAAGTATGATGAAGCAACTAAGAAATTAAGTGATGTAGATGTTAAAATAGATACATCCTCAATTGATACGACCAACAAGAAGCGCGACAACCATCTTGTAAAAAGTGAATTCTTTGATTCTTCTAAATTTCCGTTTATGCTTTTTAGATCAGACAAGGCCATATATAAAGAGGGACTAAGCACTAAATTAGATGGTTACCTTAAAATTAAAGATATCCAAAAATTAGTGACTCTGAGTATTGACTTAAAAGGTATCAAAACTGATCCATGGGACAAGAATAAGAAAACCCTTTTTCTCGAAGCGACTACCGAAATTGATAGAACAGATTTCGAGTTATTGTGGAATAAGAAACTTGATGATGGTTCAACTCTACTATCGAGTAAAGTTAAAATTCTATTAAAGATAGAGGCCTTTGAAGAAGGTGTTAGGCCTGCCTTTTCGAGATTCTACCTTCCCACAAAAGATATTAAACAAAACAAAGGTGAATTGCTTGCAGATATCGAAAGTCAGAAAATTGATAAAATAGTCACCCCGATTGATTCTAAAAAAAGAGTTACTAGCAATATTGTAAAAGAAACTAATTCTGACAAAGGTATGGTCTATACACTGGTATTTGGATTTATCATATTTGTACTTCTAATCATTATTTCAATTTTTATTCAGCTCTATCTAACAAAACTATTAGAAAAGCTAGGGTTTAGCGAGAATCTCACTTTCATTATTCCAAGTACACTTATTATAATACTCTTAACTATTACGGCCCATTTCGTAGCACCTTACATGGGATATGGGACCCATCCCTGGCAATAGGCTATCCTCTAGTAAAAACTAATTCATTTTCCTTAGAAAGATCACTTCTAAAAGTGTAACCATCTTGAGAGAATTTCTTAAGCTCATTAAGTTTAGTAATCTTATTTTCAACAATATATCTGGCCATCATTCCTCTGGCCCTTTTTGCGAATAGTCCTACAACCTTATAAGCGTCATTCTTCTTTTCTTTAAAAACAGGCGTGATCACATTCGCCTCCAACTTTGAAAAATCAATTGCACTCGAGTACTCATTTGAAGCACAGTTAACTAGATATTCGCTACCTTTCAAGTCCTTATTAAGCTCCTTAGTTAGATCACTTTTCCAAAACTCATAAAGGTTCTTTGATCCAGCACAAGCAAAACGAGTTCCCATCTCAAGTCGATAGGGCTGAATCAAGTCCAAAGGACCAAGTAGGCCATAGAGACCTGAAAGAATTCGCAAGTGTTTTTGAGCGTATTTTACATCAGATTTCTTTAAACTTCTCGCATCAAGCCCTACATAAGTATCACCCATAAAAGCGTAGATTGCGGCCCGTGCATTTTCGTCATTAAATGGAGTACTAAAAGATTTATACCTATCAACATTTAACTTTGTAAGAGCATCAGAGAGTTTCATTAGCTTAGATATTTCATCAGCAGGCGTTTTTCTCAAGCTTTTTATAAGAACAGAGGACTTGTCTAAAAACTTAGGCTCACTGGTTTTAAAACTTGGGATTTCTGATTCAAAATCTAACTTCTTAGCTGGTGAAACGACCACTAACATTGATAACTCTCTTGTGTATTTTTTAGGTATTCTACAAGAAAAAGGTGCCTTATGGCCATGGCAGTAAGGGTCTAAATAGCTATTTTTTGGTTGAACAAATTTGAATTTTTCTTAAATTTTTGCTTATTCCACAACCTGCTATAATCAACAAAACAATAGAAAAGGTAGAGATATGAAAAATAGGCCTCTGTTATTTATAATCCTTGGATTACTACATATTGCTGAGCCGATATTTAAAGTTTTGTACTTTAAAGCAAACACAGGTTTCTCGTTTTCATTAATACTCAATAATATTTTCCAAATGAATGGTATTAGGCAAATATTTGAGTTCTGGTTTCTATTTCCAATTGGTGGTTTGGCATTATTTGGTGTTAAGAAATGGAGTTACCCGGTATTTGTTGGCGTTCAAGTTTATTCTGTATTCACTCATCTAAATTATGAATCATTTACTTGGCCATATGTTAGTAACACTCCTCAATGGCCTAGTCTTGCAATATTGAGCTGTAATATTGGCATGATCCTCTATTTCTTATTACCAGAAATAAGAAAACCATTCTTTGATAAGGATATGCGATGGTGGGAACACAGAGAAAGATACACTCTACGAATTCCTTGCTCATTTAGCTCTTCTAATAACAACTCACTGCAAGATGCCGAGATTCTCAATATTTCATTGTCAGGTGCATTTATGCAAGTAGACCACAAGAACTTCAAACAAGGTGACAGAATAACTGTTAATTTATCCTTTCTTGATGAGCATATATCCCTTAGAGCGAAGATTGTAAGTCTTCACTCCTTTGAAGAGGCCAAGGGTGTAGGTCTAATGTTTGAGTATGAGACTATTTGGGAACAACTTCATATGACAAAAATTATTAAGATTATTTCTAAGGCCACAAAGAAACACTATAAGCAGGCCATGGCCGCTTAAAATATATAGAGATCATAACGAGCGCTCTTTCCGATATATTTAGAAGAAGGGCGCGCAGTTAAAGTTGGGGACTTAACTCCCCTTTTCACAACAAGTCTTTTAACTCCACTGCCTTTTGCCCACTTAAACACTTCCTCTTCATCAAGGTCGTTACCTACCAATTCTCGAAAGACCTGCATCTCTTTTCTAGGAAGTGCGCTTTTTTTCTTACCCTCTTCCGGATACATTGGATCGTAATAGAGAACATCTGGAGGATCATTCTTCAATAGCTCTGCATAATCTAGTGCGCTTCCGAAATTTATTTGAAATGAATTGCTATTAAATTTCTCTCTTGCACTTAGTAATAGAGCCGCCACACTTGGATTTCTCTCAAAGGCGGTGACTCGAGCTCCAAACTTCAAAATCAAGATCGAATCTTTAGCAGATCCACAAGTTAGATCCCATACATGAGTCATCCCTTGTCCTTTAATCCCAAGAGATTTTGCAAGAGGCTCACGATTAATTGAATATTTTTTATTTTGATGAGAGGCCCATAATTCATTTAGATTAAATTGAATATCACCTCTTTCTTTAGAGCGATAATAGAGTTCATTATCTCGATAAAGAAGCCCTTCGACACAATTTTGGCTACTTTGCTCTATGTCAAAGTATGTTCTAAGAGGAGATAATTCCTCTGGTTCAATTTGTGTCTCTGAATATATAAATAAGTCTTCCATTCTTGCATTATATCAGCGATTTTCTATAGATAAAGCCAATAATAACATGGTATTAATAGATTCGAAAAAATACACACAAAAGAAAAGGATATCGTTCATGAACAAGAGAACAAACCTACCATATGACCCTACAAAGCTTGAAAGGGAATTAACAAAATACTACATAAGTGCAACTGATGCTGAGCTACAAGAAATGATGGAAGAAATTGGAGTTAAAGACTTTAAAGAACTCTATTCCCATATACCAAGTGAAGTTCTTATGGATGAAGCACCTAAAATTGCTCCAGCATTAGAATATGATGACCTTATTGATCATGTAGAAAAACTTTCAAATAAAAATAATCTTAAAACTAGTTTTATCGGTGATGGTCTACAGCAGTACAAGGTTCCAAGCGTTGTCCCATATGTATGTGACATACGAGGACTAACTACTGCCTATACACCTTACCAGCCAGAAAGGTCGCAAGGAACATTGTGGACTCTTTGGATGTACTCTAGCACTCTAAGTATGCTAACAGGTTTTGAAGCGATTAATGCTTCATTCTACGATAGATCGACTTGTTTATTCGAAGCATGTAATACGGCCCAGAGAATAGTAAAGAAATCCTCTAAAGTCATTATCTCTGAAGGTATTTACCCGGGAGATATGGAAGTTCTAAAAACATTAGCTAGAGAAACAGCTCTTGAGCTAGTAACAATTCCACTAGACCAAGAAACTGGCATCACGAATATAGAAACAGCAAAGAAGATAATAGAAGAGAATAAAGAGGGTCTTGCAGGCTTCGCATTCTGCCAAGTTAACCAATTCGGCCTACTAGAAGATGTGCATGCTCTTACTGATCTCTGTAGCGAAGCAGGTATACAATCCATCGCTATAATTGATCCTATGCTACTCGCATCTGACTGTTTGATTCAACCAAGTCTCTACGGAAGTAAACAACAAGGTGCTGACATGATAGTTGGTGAAGGACAACACTTGGCCATAGGTCCTAACTATGGTGGGCCAGGACTTGGAATCTTTGGTATTAGATATAATGAATCTAATAAACTAGCTATTCGCTCTAGTGCTGGTAGATATATTGGAAAAGGAAAAGATCAATCTGGAAATACTGCCTTAGCAATGGTGCTTTCAACTCGTGAGCAACATATCAGAAGAGAGAAGGCCACAAGTAATATTTGTTCTAACCAGTCATTCCTCTCTACAGCCGCTGGTGCGGGAATACTTGGACGTGGTGAAAAAGGAATGACTGAGGCAGCAATGTCAGGTCGTGACCTAGCACTTCAGGCCTATGTAGAAATATGTAAATATGAACAGTTCACTGCGGCCTTTGAATCTACGCCATTTTTTAATGAAATTGCGCTACAATACAGTGGGGATCTTGAGCAACTTATAAAGCAAGCATCTGATAAAGGAATTCACCTTGGCGTTTCTCTTAATGGACGTCACAGCAACAACAATATCCTAAAAATGAGCTTCTCCGATATTCATGGAGACAAAGACCTTGAAGAGCTCTTTACATTCTTAAGCTCTGTTTTAACTTCTAGTGATATTGAAGTTGATATTCCTGAAATTCCTCAGACACTATTACGTTCTCAAA
Coding sequences within:
- a CDS encoding YceI family protein, with product MKSIYLISLFLISFNLQASVWHINWQHSKIGFSIGYMGVSEVDGSFLKYEGSFKYDEATKKLSDVDVKIDTSSIDTTNKKRDNHLVKSEFFDSSKFPFMLFRSDKAIYKEGLSTKLDGYLKIKDIQKLVTLSIDLKGIKTDPWDKNKKTLFLEATTEIDRTDFELLWNKKLDDGSTLLSSKVKILLKIEAFEEGVRPAFSRFYLPTKDIKQNKGELLADIESQKIDKIVTPIDSKKRVTSNIVKETNSDKGMVYTLVFGFIIFVLLIIISIFIQLYLTKLLEKLGFSENLTFIIPSTLIIILLTITAHFVAPYMGYGTHPWQ
- the yaaA gene encoding peroxide stress protein YaaA → MLVVVSPAKKLDFESEIPSFKTSEPKFLDKSSVLIKSLRKTPADEISKLMKLSDALTKLNVDRYKSFSTPFNDENARAAIYAFMGDTYVGLDARSLKKSDVKYAQKHLRILSGLYGLLGPLDLIQPYRLEMGTRFACAGSKNLYEFWKSDLTKELNKDLKGSEYLVNCASNEYSSAIDFSKLEANVITPVFKEKKNDAYKVVGLFAKRARGMMARYIVENKITKLNELKKFSQDGYTFRSDLSKENELVFTRG
- the gcvPB gene encoding aminomethyl-transferring glycine dehydrogenase subunit GcvPB, which gives rise to MNKRTNLPYDPTKLERELTKYYISATDAELQEMMEEIGVKDFKELYSHIPSEVLMDEAPKIAPALEYDDLIDHVEKLSNKNNLKTSFIGDGLQQYKVPSVVPYVCDIRGLTTAYTPYQPERSQGTLWTLWMYSSTLSMLTGFEAINASFYDRSTCLFEACNTAQRIVKKSSKVIISEGIYPGDMEVLKTLARETALELVTIPLDQETGITNIETAKKIIEENKEGLAGFAFCQVNQFGLLEDVHALTDLCSEAGIQSIAIIDPMLLASDCLIQPSLYGSKQQGADMIVGEGQHLAIGPNYGGPGLGIFGIRYNESNKLAIRSSAGRYIGKGKDQSGNTALAMVLSTREQHIRREKATSNICSNQSFLSTAAGAGILGRGEKGMTEAAMSGRDLALQAYVEICKYEQFTAAFESTPFFNEIALQYSGDLEQLIKQASDKGIHLGVSLNGRHSNNNILKMSFSDIHGDKDLEELFTFLSSVLTSSDIEVDIPEIPQTLLRSQKVGLPDFDEDDIKKFYDTLGEMNVSPDDNIYPLGSCTMKYNPYINDYAASLKGFTDTHPQAPDEDCQANLEILYQTQEMFKEITGLPGVVTQPVAGAQGELVGLKMFQAYHRDNGNGDTKNIILIPRSAHGTNPATATMAGFETLKKEGIQYGIVTIEAKESGEMDFDQLKEMVEKYNTRIAGIMVTNPNTAGIFETRFKEMSDLIHSVDGLVYMDGANMNAIAGWVDLNKMGVDAVHNNLHKTWTIPHGGGGPGDAIVGVSEKLLDYIPGGQVKLVDGKYHNYRTEKTIGSFHRHHGNFAHKIRCYTYIRALGGEGVRKMSAVAVLSSKYLYSKLNKLFPSLPQASTSAPRMHEFILTFSNDEFAKIASAGTPKAQAVAKIGKLFLDFGLHAPTVAFPEVYGLMIEPTESFTKKELDDFVEVLREINHIVNEHPSVLTTTPHFTPVRKVDEVDANKNLTLNEVITAFPTLPKNIVEPGVLTAMKPSEVTKKILAAHESL
- a CDS encoding PilZ domain-containing protein, with product MKNRPLLFIILGLLHIAEPIFKVLYFKANTGFSFSLILNNIFQMNGIRQIFEFWFLFPIGGLALFGVKKWSYPVFVGVQVYSVFTHLNYESFTWPYVSNTPQWPSLAILSCNIGMILYFLLPEIRKPFFDKDMRWWEHRERYTLRIPCSFSSSNNNSLQDAEILNISLSGAFMQVDHKNFKQGDRITVNLSFLDEHISLRAKIVSLHSFEEAKGVGLMFEYETIWEQLHMTKIIKIISKATKKHYKQAMAA
- a CDS encoding class I SAM-dependent methyltransferase yields the protein MEDLFIYSETQIEPEELSPLRTYFDIEQSSQNCVEGLLYRDNELYYRSKERGDIQFNLNELWASHQNKKYSINREPLAKSLGIKGQGMTHVWDLTCGSAKDSILILKFGARVTAFERNPSVAALLLSAREKFNSNSFQINFGSALDYAELLKNDPPDVLYYDPMYPEEGKKKSALPRKEMQVFRELVGNDLDEEEVFKWAKGSGVKRLVVKRGVKSPTLTARPSSKYIGKSARYDLYIF